The Deinococcus terrestris genome segment GCAGGCCATCTCCTGAACTTCGACGTGGTGAGCGCCGAGCGCATGAGCGTGGTCAGTCTGGAGGCGCGGATGGGTGATATGTCGGGGATGCAGCGCCTGTTTCAGGAAATCAGCGATCCTGGGAGAGTGGCCGCGCTGGAGATGGCGCAGGGCTTTTTGGAGCGCGAGCAGGTCGATTGGCAAGACCTGTATATCGCCACGGCGACACCCGGGCGTGCCTATAACGCGGACATAGCGATCATCAGTCGGGACGTGGTGGTCACGAGATCGGAGAGTGACGTGATCGTGGCGCAAACGAGTGACCTGAACGGCCAGACAGAAGGCCGGGTGAGGTTCACGGCCAGCGAGTATCCCTCTCCTGCACAGGACGGCGAGGTTCAGCAGCGCAGCCGTCAACTTGACTGGGACGTATAACCGATCAGGAGCAGAGAAATGCAGTCGAGGCCCCCCCTCCTGGTTGCCACACAACTCGCCCCGGCCGGGGCATTTTTTTGTGCTTGCTGACGGTGGTGGGCTAACATTTTTCCATTTTTGCATGTTTACATGCAGCGTTGGGGAGGTGGTTGAGGAGGGGGGAGCACCCCCCTGAGCCAAACCTAACGGCGGTCAGGCGGGCAAGGATGCGGGCGCCGCTCTGCTCTGCCCGCTGCCCACCCTCCCAACGGTTTGGCTACCCCCCCTCGCACCGGGTCGGCTGTCGAGCGGCAGGGTGGTGGTGCAACAAGAGGCGCGGCCACAGGCCGCACGACTGGTCAAAAGATGAACAGCGGTGTCCTCGCCGGACGGGCACCAGCCGGAAAAAATGTCAGGGAAGGGCGCCTGAACATTTTTTCCGGCCTGCGGCCTCAAGGATCACGCGGCCTTTTACCGTCAACGGCAACCCCGCAAGGGGGGCGGCCAGAGGCCGCACCGTTGACGGCGCAAAAAGCTTTAGCAGGGAGAAAAGAGAGGGGGCTGAGCGTTCAGCGGCGCCGGGGGACGGCCACCGAGCCCGCCGGGGGCGGCACACCGGGGGGAGCGGCCCCCCGGTGTGGGCGTGCATCCACGAGCGAGCGAGGGGGCAGGCGGGCCAGGAAGCGCGGGCCAGGCCGGGCGACGTGGGCAGGTTTTGCCGTTACAGACGTATTCCAAGCTTGACCTTGTACTATGATTATAGTACACTACTCCTACCCCAGACAGGGGAAAGGAGCGCAAGTGTGAACTACTTTCAGCACGTCACCACCGCCGACGACCTCAAAAGCGAGTACCGCAAGCTGTGCAAGCAGTACCACCCCGACAAGGGCGGCTCTACCGGGCAGATGCAGGCCATTAACGCCGAGTACGAGCGGCGGATGGCGCAGTTCCTGAGCGGCAAAAGCGAAGGCGAGTACGGCCAGGGCAAGTTTTACAAGACCCGCCAGGAGGAGGCCGAGGTCGAGCGGAAGGTCCGCGAGGCCGTGGAGAAGATCGCCCACCTTGACGGGCTGGACGTGGAAATCATCGGCGCGTGGGTGTGGGTCTCCGGCGACACCAGGCCGCACAAGGACGCCCTGAAGGCGGCGGGCTACTGGTGGATGCGGGGGCGGGGGATGTGGGCCTTCAAGGGCAAGTACAGCAGCGGCAAGGGCAATACCAGCATGGAGGAGATGCGCGAGAAGTACGGCAGCGAGCGCCTGACGCGCACGCGGACCTTGAAGGCCAGCTAACCCCTCGCGGGGCCGCCGTGACCGGGCGGCCCCACCTCCGCCAGAGGTGCCCCATGAACCTGACCCCCAGCAGACCCGCGCCCTCCGCGCCCTCGTTGATGCCGTGCTCGCCTGCGAACTGGCCGCCCAGGACGTGCAGGCCGCGCCGACTTTCAAAGCCCGGCTCCACCTCAACTGCTGCCGCCGCCGCAAGCGGGCCGCCATTGACCGCGCCTTTCGCCTCGGCCTGCGCTCCCAGCGGGCCTACGGCGTCGAGGAGTGGACAGTGTGGCTGTCCCCTGACGGCACCGCCAGCCTGACCAGCGAGGAGGACGTGGACACGACCAACCGCCGCGCCACGCTGGAGGAAGCGAACGAACTGCTGGAGGAGCACGGGCTGAGGCTGTGGCCGGTCAGTGACGAGTACGAGTGGGCGGTCCTGATGGACAGCAGGATCGTTGGTGGGCGCTACCTCGCCACGGCGATTCTCGGCGACGACGGCCGCGTGGAAGTGCTGCGGCTGGAGGGCGGCACGGCTGCGCTCACCGCCTCCCTGATGTGCGACGAGCTCCCCGACGAACCGCCCATGCTCATGTGTAACCCCGGCGTCGTGCAGGCCGTCAGGACGTTCGAGTTCCGCGACCTGCCCCGCTCCTCCGGGTCCGAAGACTGAGCCGGAAGCAGGGCCGCGCCGCGATGTGTGTCCCACGGTTTCACGTCCCAGTGCGGGAAAATGCTTGCATTTGTACTATGATTATAGTACACTTCTTTTACCCCAGACAGGGAGAAAGGAGTGGAGCAATGACGAACGAAACCCCGTGCCCCCGCAACAAGAGCCGCACTTGGAAGGTGGATCTCTACGCCGGGTGGGGCGACGGCCCCAGCGCGACCGTGTACCTCGGGAGCCACACCGTCACCCTCAGCGCCGACCACGAGGGCACCTTGAGCGCCCAGGTGGACGGCGAGGCCGAGACGGTCGAGGAGGCCGTGAGCTACCTCAACCGGGCGAAAGCCGACGGCCGGGTGGAACTGCTGGAGGAGACCCGCACGCCCGAGCCCGAGCCGACCATCCCTTTCACTGCCGAGCCGACCATCGGCAAGGCCCGCGCCGCCCGGCTCCACCGGATCATGGGCCGTCTGGGGCTCCCCAGCGCCCAGCATTACGCCATCGCTGCCGCCGCCCTGGGGGAGTGGGCGCCGGTCCCGTCCCTCGCGGACCTGTACGAGCGGGAGGCCCGCGTGGTATGGGCGCACCTGTGCCGCCTGTACCCGAATGCCCGCACGGTGGCCCAGGGCGTGAGCGCCCGCAGCGCCCGCGCCGCCTGACCCGGCACGGCCCCGCCGACGGAGGCGGGGCCACTTACCCCAGGAGTGACCCGCGATGACGACCCAGACCCGCACCCCTGAACTTGAAGCCGAGGCCGAGCGGATGCGCGAGCGGCGCCGTCACCTCGCGCGCAACATCCGCCAGGCCCGCAGCCTCGCCCGCCAGATCCCCGCCAACCCGGCAGGCCCAGACTTCTT includes the following:
- a CDS encoding J domain-containing protein; protein product: MNYFQHVTTADDLKSEYRKLCKQYHPDKGGSTGQMQAINAEYERRMAQFLSGKSEGEYGQGKFYKTRQEEAEVERKVREAVEKIAHLDGLDVEIIGAWVWVSGDTRPHKDALKAAGYWWMRGRGMWAFKGKYSSGKGNTSMEEMREKYGSERLTRTRTLKAS